The Populus alba chromosome 4, ASM523922v2, whole genome shotgun sequence genome contains a region encoding:
- the LOC118055951 gene encoding uncharacterized protein isoform X2, which produces MGTGNDELLKSDLGLSDSHSQRGSNETKESKDGEESVELNEGAVGNNEGTKNGEGFEINVGVIGNDEVIVDPGCSAPKVGNTGTEEAATDQSNLVLEERGIGSEEVHFAVETEVDMDLVDSPVRQVNIEVVDAVIVSKKPNISSITGNVEDCFLDTQNKSLIQQEKVDGSHVSGVKRKRITYNEEQPSVHVMYNSLTRASKKKLEELLQQWSEWHAQQNSSSHDSDKMLQSGEDTYFPSLRIGMEKSSAVTFWIENQTRKQHDNAIIPLQSNYVPLYDRGYALGLTSADGPINIEGGLEIVGDAARCYNCGSYNHSLKECPKPRDNAAVNNARKQHKFKRNQNSSSRNPTRYYQSSSGGKYDGLKPGSLDTETRKLLGLGELDPPPWLNRMQELGYPPGYLDPDDEGQPSGITIFADGDVNEEQEDGEITETDPPPEPQRKMSVEFPGINAEIPENADQRLWEVGPTSSDPWRHRSQHRLKYSSEATGRWHHHEQRQYRDDGPPGVDSVFSPSMSSYPPRYGHHDSSYSSDSPRDLTPAFGRSNSDRGRSALLHEDFASHGSTSYSSLRKRSSPQDIGSARYRTDSSQDDCDTDYSYRDYSFDRHRHRSRR; this is translated from the exons ATGGGGACTGGGAATGATGAGCTTTTGAAATCTGATTTAGGGCTAAGTGATTCTCACTCCCAACGAGGTAGTAATGAAACTAAAGAAAGTAAGGATGGTGAGGAGAGTGTGGAGCTCAATGAAG GTGCTGTTGGAAACAATGAAGGTACAAAAAATGGGGAGGGTTTTGAGATCAATGTAGGTGTTATTGGAAATGATGAAGTTATAGTCGATCCAGGGTGTTCTGCGCCTAAAGTAGGCAATACTGGAACTGAAGAAGCTGCAACAGATCAGAGTAATTTGGTGCTTGAGGAACGTGGCATTGGATCTGAAGAAGTCCACTTTGCAGTGGAAACAGAAGTTGACATGGATTTGGTTGATTCACCTGTCAGGCAAGTGAATATTGAAGTGGTTGATGCTGTTATAGTTTCTAAGAAACCAAATATTTCAAGCATCACAGGGAATGTTGAGGATTGTTTCCTTGATACACAAAATAAAAGTCTTATCCAGCAAGAGAAGGTTGATGGCAGTC ATGTATCAGGTGTTAAGAGAAAAAGGATAACATATAATGAAGAGCAACCTTCAGTGCATGTCATGTATAACTCCTTAACAAG AGCTAGCAAgaaaaagcttgaggaactgtTACAACAGTGGTCAGAGTGGCATGCTCAACAGAACTCTTCGTCTCAT GATTCTGACAAGATGCTACAATCTGGTGAAGACACTTACTTTCCTTCTTTACGTATCGGCATGGAGAAGTCTTCTGCAGTG ACGTTCTGGATTGAAAACCAAACAAGGAAACAGCATGACAATGCCATAATTCCTCTGCAAAGTAATTATGTGCCTCTGTATGATCGTGGATATGCATTGGGTTTGACTTCAGCAGATGGTCCAATTAACATCGAAGG AGGCTTGGAGATAGTAGGTGATGCTGCACGTTGTTATAACTGTGGCTCGTACAACCACTCTCTGAAGGAATGCCCTAAGCCTCGTGATAATGCTGCTGTTAATAATGCTCGCAAGCAACATAAGTTCAAGCGAAATCAGAATTCTAGTTCCCGCAATCCAACACGCTATTATCAGAGCTCTTCAGGTGGAAAGTATGATGGTTTGAAGCCAGGTTCTCTTGACACTGAAACACGAAAACTTTTGGGTCTTGGG GAACTTGATCCTCCACCATGGCTTAACAGAATGCAAGAGCTGGGATACCCGCCAGGATATCTAG ATCCCGATGACGAGGGCCAGCCATCAGGGATCACAATATTTGCCGATGGGGATGTCAACGAGGAACAGGAAGATGGGGAGATAACGGAAACAGACCCTCCTCCTGAACCACAGAGGAAAATGTCAGTTGAATTTCCTGGAATAAATGCGGAAATCCCAGAAAATGCAGATCAAAGACTCTGGGAAGTTGGGCCTACAAGCTCTGATCCATGGAGGCACCGATCGCAGCATAGATTGAAATATTCTTCAGAAGCTACAGGTAGATGGCATCATCACGAGCAAAGACAGTATAGGGATGATGGGCCTCCAGGTGTTGATTCGGTGTTTAGCCCATCCATGTCTAGTTACCCTCCAAGGTATGGTCATCATGATTCTAGTTACAGTTCTGACAGCCCAAGAGATCTGACCCCTGCCTTTGGGAGGTCCAATTCTGATAGAGGAAGGAGCGCTTTGCTACATGAAGATTTTGCAAGCCATGGTTCTACATCCTACTCATCCTTAAGAAAACGTTCTTCGCCACAGGATATCGGCTCGGCGAGGTACAGGACTGATAGCAGCCAGGATGACTGCGACACGGATTATTCATATCGGGATTATTCATTCGATCGCCATCGCCATCGTAGCAGGCGGTGA
- the LOC118055951 gene encoding uncharacterized protein isoform X1, with the protein MGTGNDELLKSDLGLSDSHSQRGSNETKESKDGEESVELNEGAVGNDERMKNGESVELNEGAVGNNEGTKNGEGFEINVGVIGNDEVIVDPGCSAPKVGNTGTEEAATDQSNLVLEERGIGSEEVHFAVETEVDMDLVDSPVRQVNIEVVDAVIVSKKPNISSITGNVEDCFLDTQNKSLIQQEKVDGSHVSGVKRKRITYNEEQPSVHVMYNSLTRASKKKLEELLQQWSEWHAQQNSSSHDSDKMLQSGEDTYFPSLRIGMEKSSAVTFWIENQTRKQHDNAIIPLQSNYVPLYDRGYALGLTSADGPINIEGGLEIVGDAARCYNCGSYNHSLKECPKPRDNAAVNNARKQHKFKRNQNSSSRNPTRYYQSSSGGKYDGLKPGSLDTETRKLLGLGELDPPPWLNRMQELGYPPGYLDPDDEGQPSGITIFADGDVNEEQEDGEITETDPPPEPQRKMSVEFPGINAEIPENADQRLWEVGPTSSDPWRHRSQHRLKYSSEATGRWHHHEQRQYRDDGPPGVDSVFSPSMSSYPPRYGHHDSSYSSDSPRDLTPAFGRSNSDRGRSALLHEDFASHGSTSYSSLRKRSSPQDIGSARYRTDSSQDDCDTDYSYRDYSFDRHRHRSRR; encoded by the exons ATGGGGACTGGGAATGATGAGCTTTTGAAATCTGATTTAGGGCTAAGTGATTCTCACTCCCAACGAGGTAGTAATGAAACTAAAGAAAGTAAGGATGGTGAGGAGAGTGTGGAGCTCAATGAAGGTGCTGTTGGAAATGATGAACGCATGAAAAATGGGGAGAGTGTGGAGCTCAATGAAGGTGCTGTTGGAAACAATGAAGGTACAAAAAATGGGGAGGGTTTTGAGATCAATGTAGGTGTTATTGGAAATGATGAAGTTATAGTCGATCCAGGGTGTTCTGCGCCTAAAGTAGGCAATACTGGAACTGAAGAAGCTGCAACAGATCAGAGTAATTTGGTGCTTGAGGAACGTGGCATTGGATCTGAAGAAGTCCACTTTGCAGTGGAAACAGAAGTTGACATGGATTTGGTTGATTCACCTGTCAGGCAAGTGAATATTGAAGTGGTTGATGCTGTTATAGTTTCTAAGAAACCAAATATTTCAAGCATCACAGGGAATGTTGAGGATTGTTTCCTTGATACACAAAATAAAAGTCTTATCCAGCAAGAGAAGGTTGATGGCAGTC ATGTATCAGGTGTTAAGAGAAAAAGGATAACATATAATGAAGAGCAACCTTCAGTGCATGTCATGTATAACTCCTTAACAAG AGCTAGCAAgaaaaagcttgaggaactgtTACAACAGTGGTCAGAGTGGCATGCTCAACAGAACTCTTCGTCTCAT GATTCTGACAAGATGCTACAATCTGGTGAAGACACTTACTTTCCTTCTTTACGTATCGGCATGGAGAAGTCTTCTGCAGTG ACGTTCTGGATTGAAAACCAAACAAGGAAACAGCATGACAATGCCATAATTCCTCTGCAAAGTAATTATGTGCCTCTGTATGATCGTGGATATGCATTGGGTTTGACTTCAGCAGATGGTCCAATTAACATCGAAGG AGGCTTGGAGATAGTAGGTGATGCTGCACGTTGTTATAACTGTGGCTCGTACAACCACTCTCTGAAGGAATGCCCTAAGCCTCGTGATAATGCTGCTGTTAATAATGCTCGCAAGCAACATAAGTTCAAGCGAAATCAGAATTCTAGTTCCCGCAATCCAACACGCTATTATCAGAGCTCTTCAGGTGGAAAGTATGATGGTTTGAAGCCAGGTTCTCTTGACACTGAAACACGAAAACTTTTGGGTCTTGGG GAACTTGATCCTCCACCATGGCTTAACAGAATGCAAGAGCTGGGATACCCGCCAGGATATCTAG ATCCCGATGACGAGGGCCAGCCATCAGGGATCACAATATTTGCCGATGGGGATGTCAACGAGGAACAGGAAGATGGGGAGATAACGGAAACAGACCCTCCTCCTGAACCACAGAGGAAAATGTCAGTTGAATTTCCTGGAATAAATGCGGAAATCCCAGAAAATGCAGATCAAAGACTCTGGGAAGTTGGGCCTACAAGCTCTGATCCATGGAGGCACCGATCGCAGCATAGATTGAAATATTCTTCAGAAGCTACAGGTAGATGGCATCATCACGAGCAAAGACAGTATAGGGATGATGGGCCTCCAGGTGTTGATTCGGTGTTTAGCCCATCCATGTCTAGTTACCCTCCAAGGTATGGTCATCATGATTCTAGTTACAGTTCTGACAGCCCAAGAGATCTGACCCCTGCCTTTGGGAGGTCCAATTCTGATAGAGGAAGGAGCGCTTTGCTACATGAAGATTTTGCAAGCCATGGTTCTACATCCTACTCATCCTTAAGAAAACGTTCTTCGCCACAGGATATCGGCTCGGCGAGGTACAGGACTGATAGCAGCCAGGATGACTGCGACACGGATTATTCATATCGGGATTATTCATTCGATCGCCATCGCCATCGTAGCAGGCGGTGA
- the LOC118056042 gene encoding LOW QUALITY PROTEIN: protein GAMETE EXPRESSED 3 (The sequence of the model RefSeq protein was modified relative to this genomic sequence to represent the inferred CDS: deleted 1 base in 1 codon) gives MRNLIVFSGEGPSVRTDLRLSRALIGEDGRIYICGEKTLYAFESNGSIAWTSYLSYACNASMAPVHGTVGKLYLVAENRVLRINFSDVRSSPPAVEVFFGPEKGQAGAGDIIGLAASTLSSSVFINIKNRGLLLYKMHGKLHWSAGAVLYQYGYSLGCRKGVKDCSFSSSPVVDRCEASLYISNNAGELYSLSLRSPHFNWVQDLSSFDKNFTVTPGNNGRLYVTVPPLSLVLTLDVLKGNILWQTSIGPLGSAECEPVVDSNGWVSIGSLDGFLYSISPTGALKKYSKASEQDYVIQVSPHLDCSGNAIYMSQTEMEGKVVRTVGESTCVSAMKPKGVLFTMLVPATGVIHWSESYPGKVSSMLSQSDLKNFVLDEGLLLSFIAASTFVVVNAAGTGKPLPCRSKRNERTIVLFLLLESILLVILAGLVRFCCIFWTKKKLQDQGLGSFLEKRRSLQLKKKEFDRTITQLEKKAANEAVAHEVIEEIGDLVRERESISRKLSTTYSLGRDIGKGLRSESLLPVYDGKSRSFSFQSARKESVTIFHTLSNTSSGESSKEKDSDGDFHEENQSSAKGKGKARAPV, from the exons atGCGAAACCTAATTGTTTTTTCAGGTGAAGGGCCTTCAGTAAGAACTGATTTAAGGCTTTCAAGGGCTCTTATTGGAGAAGATGGAAGGATTTACATTTGTGGTGAAAAGACATTGTATGCGTTTGAAAGTAATGGGTCTATTGCTTGGACCTCGTATTTGAGTTATGCTTGCAACGCAAGCATGGCTCCAGTTCATGGAACTGTAGGAAAG CTATATTTGGTTGCAGAGAACAGAGTTTTGAGAATCAACTTTAGTGATGTTAGATCTTCTCCACCAGCAGTAGAAGTTTTCTTTGGTCCAGAAAAGGGTCAAGCAGGAGCAGGCGATATCATCGGGCTTGCAGCGAGTACACTGAGTTCGTCTGTATTTATCAATATT AAGAACCGAGGACTCTTGCTTTATAAGATGCATGGGAAGCTACACTGGAGTGCTGGAGCTGTGCTTTACCAGTATGGATACAGTTTAGGTTGTAGAAAAGGTGTCAAAGATTGTTCTTTCAGTTCATCTCCTGTGGTTGATCGATGTGAGGCTAGTCTATAT ATTTCAAATAATGCAGGAGAATTATATTCATTGTCTCTTCGCAGTCCTCACTTTAATTGGGTTCAGGATCTAAGCTCATTTGACAAAAACTTCACTGTCACACCTGGAAACAATGGCCGGTTGTATGTGACAGTACCCCCACTGTCACTTGTGTTGACTCTAGATGTCTTGAAGGGTAATATTTTGTGGCAGACGAGTATTGGACCGTTAGGTTCTGCAGAATGCGAACCGGTTGTGGACTCCAACG GTTGGGTATCTATCGGTTCACTGGATGGGTTCCTGTACTCAATCTCACCAACCGGAGCCCTGAAGAAATACTCAAAAGCATCTGAACAAGATTATGTTATTCAAGTAAGCCCTCATTTAGATTGCTCCGGCAATGCTATTTATATGTCCCAGACTGAGATGGAAGGAAAAGTTGTCCGCACAGTTGGTGAATCTACTTGTGTCTCAGCAATGAAACCAAAAGGTGTACTGTTCACTATGTTGGTTCCAGCAACTGGTGTGATCCACTGGTCTGAAAGCTATCCTG GTAAAGTCTCATCCATGCTTTCTCAAAGTGATCTGAAAAACTTTGTACTGGATGAGggacttcttctttcttttatagctGCTTCAA cttttgtggttgtgaatGCTGCAGGGACTGGCAAACCACTGCCTTGCCGTAGCAAAC GTAATGAAAGGACAATAGTGCTGTTCTTGTTACTTGAATCCATACTCTTGGTAATTTTAGCTGGACTTGTACGATTCTGCTGCATATTTTGGACGAAAAAGAAGCTTCAAGATCAAGGCTTGGGAAGTTTCCTTGAAAAGAGA cGTTCTCTCCAACTTAAGAAGAAAGAATTTGATAGGACAATCACGCAACTCGAGAAGAAGGCTGCAAACGAAGCAGTGGCTCATGAAGTCATTGAAGAAATAGGGGATTTGGTACGAGAAAGAGAGAGCATATCAAGGAAGCTCTCAACAACATACAGTTTAGGCAGGGATATTGGAAAGGGCTTGCGGTCAGAGTCTCTCCTTCCAGTATATGATGGGAAATCAAGGagcttttcttttcaaagtgcAAGAAAAGAAAGCGTCACTATTTTTCACACACTAAGTAACACATCTTCTGGAGAAAGCAGCAAAGAGAAAGATTCTGACGGGGACTTTCACGAAGAGAACCAGTCCTCAgctaagggaaagggaaaggCAAGAGCACCTGTTTGA